A window from Hemicordylus capensis ecotype Gifberg chromosome 2, rHemCap1.1.pri, whole genome shotgun sequence encodes these proteins:
- the NUDT12 gene encoding NAD-capped RNA hydrolase NUDT12 isoform X1, with translation MADIQGNPKQQLVAEFHNFAAAGDKTKLTTLLSHSPSLINETAKNGWTALMYAARNGQFEIVQTLLEKGCDKSLINKSNQTALDIAKFWGYKNIATLLTNVKYGQKPFFLSSETGDHDNFFCRTFLDRKSEKRVDSKWLDIKQKQPNTVYILFSNLSPLAISDDGHDSPQYPKVKLCRFCYKDVKEYLEQTEAVTLIFLGLELQGKDNLLPNGKDANEDEDNSLVAWFALSIEAPAAESFIQKHKGCHFLQPPMPALLQLSENEAGVVAQARSVLAWDHRYRFCPTCGSGTKLEDGGYRKTCLKGDCPSHQGIHNTCYPRVDPVVIMQVIHPGGNHCLLGRKKRFPPGMFSCLAGFVEPGETIENAVRREVEEESGVKVGHVRYVSCQPWPMPSSLMIGCIAAAVSTEIKVDNIEIEDARWFSREQVVEVLNKRNQSAFFVPPHQAIAHQLIKHWIGMNASL, from the exons ATGGCAGATATTCAAGGGAATCCAAAACAACAATTGGTTGCTGAGTTTCACAATTTTGCTGCAGCTGGAGACAAAACCAAACTTACAACACTGCTCAGTCATTCTCCATCCCTTATTAATGAAACTGCTAAGAATGGGTGGACAGCCTTGATGTATGCTGCTAGAAATGGGCAGTTTGAGATTGTGCAGACGCTTCTTGAAAAGGG ATGCGACAAATCCCTTATCAATAAATCAAACCAGACTGCACTAGACATTGCAAAATTTTGGGGCTATAAGAACATAGCCACCTTGTTAACTAATGTAAAGTATGGACAGAAGCCATTTTTCCTGAGCAGTGAAACTGGAGACCATGATAACTTCTTTTGCAGAACATTTCTAGACAGAAAAAGTGAGAAAAGGGTCGATTCTAAATGGCTAGACATAAAACAGAAGCAGCCAAATACTGTATATATCCTTTTTTCAAATTTAAGTCCATTAGCTATATCAGATGATGGTCATGATAGTCCCCAGTATCCAAAAGTTAAACTTTGTAGGTTTTGCTACAAGGATGTAAAGGAATATCTGGAGCAGACTGAAGCAGTCACCTTGATTTTTCTTGGATTGGAACTTCAGGGGAAAGACAACTTGCTTCCAAATGGGAAAGATGCAAATGAAGACGAAGACAATAGTCTAGTTGCTTGGTTTGCTCTCAGTATAGAAGCTCCTGCTGCTGAGAGCTTTATTCAGAAGCATAAGGGCTGTCACTTCCTTCAGCCACCAATGCCAGCTCTGCTGCAGCTGTCTGAAAACGAAGCTG GAGTTGTGGCTCAGGCTAGGTCTGTTCTAGCATGGGATCATCGTTATCGGTTCTGCCCAACATGTGGCAGTGGAACTAAATTAGAAGATGGAGGCTACAGGAAAACTTGCTTGAAAGGAGACTGCCCCAGCCATCAGGGAATTCACAACACATGCTATCCAAGAGTTG ATCCTGTAGTGATAATGCAAGTTATTCATCCAGGTGGCAACCACTGCCTTTTGGGACGAAAAAAAAGATTTCCTCCGGGCATGTTTTCTTGCCTTGCCGGATTTGTGGAACCAG GAGAGACAATTGAAAATGCTGTTCGAAGAGAAGTAGAGGAGGAAAGTGGAGTTAAAGTGGGCCATGTTCGGTATGTCTCTTGTCAACCATGGCCAATGCCCTCCTCCCTAATGATTGGATGCATAGCGGCTGCAGTGTCTACAGAAATTAAAGTTGACAACATTGAAATAGAAGATGCCCGCTGGTTCAGTAGAGAACAG GTTGTGGAAGTCCTCAA
- the NUDT12 gene encoding NAD-capped RNA hydrolase NUDT12 isoform X2: protein MADIQGNPKQQLVAEFHNFAAAGDKTKLTTLLSHSPSLINETAKNGWTALMYAARNGQFEIVQTLLEKGCDKSLINKSNQTALDIAKFWGYKNIATLLTNVKYGQKPFFLSSETGDHDNFFCRTFLDRKRVVAQARSVLAWDHRYRFCPTCGSGTKLEDGGYRKTCLKGDCPSHQGIHNTCYPRVDPVVIMQVIHPGGNHCLLGRKKRFPPGMFSCLAGFVEPGETIENAVRREVEEESGVKVGHVRYVSCQPWPMPSSLMIGCIAAAVSTEIKVDNIEIEDARWFSREQVVEVLNKRNQSAFFVPPHQAIAHQLIKHWIGMNASL from the exons ATGGCAGATATTCAAGGGAATCCAAAACAACAATTGGTTGCTGAGTTTCACAATTTTGCTGCAGCTGGAGACAAAACCAAACTTACAACACTGCTCAGTCATTCTCCATCCCTTATTAATGAAACTGCTAAGAATGGGTGGACAGCCTTGATGTATGCTGCTAGAAATGGGCAGTTTGAGATTGTGCAGACGCTTCTTGAAAAGGG ATGCGACAAATCCCTTATCAATAAATCAAACCAGACTGCACTAGACATTGCAAAATTTTGGGGCTATAAGAACATAGCCACCTTGTTAACTAATGTAAAGTATGGACAGAAGCCATTTTTCCTGAGCAGTGAAACTGGAGACCATGATAACTTCTTTTGCAGAACATTTCTAGACAGAAAAA GAGTTGTGGCTCAGGCTAGGTCTGTTCTAGCATGGGATCATCGTTATCGGTTCTGCCCAACATGTGGCAGTGGAACTAAATTAGAAGATGGAGGCTACAGGAAAACTTGCTTGAAAGGAGACTGCCCCAGCCATCAGGGAATTCACAACACATGCTATCCAAGAGTTG ATCCTGTAGTGATAATGCAAGTTATTCATCCAGGTGGCAACCACTGCCTTTTGGGACGAAAAAAAAGATTTCCTCCGGGCATGTTTTCTTGCCTTGCCGGATTTGTGGAACCAG GAGAGACAATTGAAAATGCTGTTCGAAGAGAAGTAGAGGAGGAAAGTGGAGTTAAAGTGGGCCATGTTCGGTATGTCTCTTGTCAACCATGGCCAATGCCCTCCTCCCTAATGATTGGATGCATAGCGGCTGCAGTGTCTACAGAAATTAAAGTTGACAACATTGAAATAGAAGATGCCCGCTGGTTCAGTAGAGAACAG GTTGTGGAAGTCCTCAA